From one Arenicella chitinivorans genomic stretch:
- a CDS encoding D-2-hydroxyacid dehydrogenase — protein sequence MTSHRSPSQTPKVVYLDRESLPARINIPKPSAPHAWHDFARTVADQIIAHCQNATVVVTNKVPIDATVLDACPSIGHIAVTATGYNIIDLDACAKHGVSVSNIPSYAATTVAEHVLACTLSLRRQIIQYRQRVIDGAWQQSDTFCVFDKPINMLAGATLGVIGFGEIGRATAQMAAAMGMNVEYTSRQNYDVDFAQHVTLNDLLQRSDVVSVHCALNDDTHNLLDAPELAQMPDHAILINTARGGIVNEAAAASAIKSATLGGLAFDVLVQEPPQHSPLLEIADRSNVIITPHIAWASDEAMQTLANIVSDNVDAYLRGSPQNLVSHPIKN from the coding sequence ATGACCAGCCATCGTTCGCCGAGCCAAACACCGAAGGTCGTTTACCTGGATCGTGAGAGCCTGCCGGCACGAATCAACATCCCGAAACCCAGCGCACCGCATGCATGGCACGACTTTGCACGCACGGTAGCCGACCAGATCATTGCGCATTGTCAAAACGCCACGGTGGTGGTTACCAATAAAGTGCCGATTGATGCAACGGTGCTCGACGCCTGCCCCAGCATTGGTCACATTGCGGTCACTGCCACTGGCTATAACATCATTGACCTCGATGCCTGCGCAAAGCACGGCGTGTCGGTCAGCAATATACCGAGCTACGCAGCAACCACAGTCGCCGAACACGTTCTGGCCTGCACGCTCAGTTTGCGACGCCAAATCATTCAGTATCGCCAGCGCGTGATTGACGGCGCATGGCAGCAAAGCGACACATTCTGTGTCTTCGACAAACCAATTAATATGCTGGCCGGTGCCACGCTCGGCGTCATCGGCTTTGGTGAAATCGGTCGCGCCACCGCGCAAATGGCTGCCGCCATGGGCATGAACGTGGAGTACACCTCGCGGCAAAACTACGACGTCGACTTTGCGCAACACGTGACCCTGAACGACTTATTACAGCGCAGCGATGTGGTCAGCGTGCATTGCGCATTGAATGACGACACACACAATTTACTCGATGCACCCGAGCTGGCCCAGATGCCAGACCACGCCATTCTAATTAACACCGCACGCGGCGGCATCGTCAATGAAGCGGCGGCGGCCAGCGCAATTAAAAGTGCCACCCTAGGCGGCTTGGCGTTTGACGTGCTCGTGCAGGAGCCGCCACAGCACTCGCCACTGCTCGAGATCGCGGATCGAAGCAATGTAATCATCACGCCGCACATCGCTTGGGCCAGCGATGAGGCCATGCAAACACTGGCCAACATCGTGTCCGATAATGTGGATGCCTATTTGCGTGGCAGTCCGCAGAATCTCGTGTCACACCCAATCAAGAACTAA
- a CDS encoding helix-turn-helix domain-containing protein, whose product MEIAPVVVVVPTVIYASMLGVTIFALVDAVCKPKHQQTVFLIGLLVLLLIHILGELLIYTGAYRYLPALAGMQLPLRVLLGPALYFYAHATMSVDRRLPTRAYLIAALGPVLVLIAMAPFIVGLSSAEKLALADPLTRNPEHFKLAVLACTSAMVIFVLFTFGYLIAALKLHQQHRAQLMDRFAAIEAQSLDWFRVVLLLWGCTWFLFALEYITVFLELRWFGSGVVLPLFEAVVLLAFAYLALNQSVLTDSDRGVPQAATPRVAALSHERMAFIAEKLNTVMTKDELFMDENLSLNKLSQAVSVSENHISETLSQHLNTNFYHFVNGFRIEATKTRLQNSTDSVSVISYDVGFNSKSTFNTAFKKASGMTPSGFRKQAQLQTT is encoded by the coding sequence TTGGAGATAGCGCCTGTCGTGGTGGTGGTCCCGACCGTCATTTACGCCAGTATGCTGGGCGTCACCATCTTTGCGCTGGTCGACGCTGTGTGCAAACCCAAACACCAGCAAACCGTGTTTTTGATTGGCTTGCTGGTGTTGCTGTTAATCCACATTCTTGGTGAGCTATTGATTTACACCGGCGCGTATCGCTACCTGCCCGCGTTGGCGGGAATGCAGTTGCCGCTCAGAGTCCTCCTCGGGCCCGCATTGTATTTTTACGCGCATGCGACTATGTCGGTCGACCGCCGCCTACCAACACGCGCGTACCTCATTGCTGCACTTGGGCCGGTACTGGTGCTGATTGCCATGGCACCATTTATAGTTGGTTTAAGTTCAGCCGAAAAACTCGCGCTGGCCGACCCGTTAACGCGCAATCCCGAGCACTTCAAACTCGCCGTCTTGGCGTGCACCAGCGCTATGGTGATCTTCGTGTTATTCACCTTTGGGTATCTCATTGCCGCCCTCAAGCTGCACCAACAACACCGCGCACAGTTAATGGACCGCTTTGCCGCCATCGAGGCTCAGTCACTCGACTGGTTTCGCGTTGTCTTGTTGCTGTGGGGCTGTACCTGGTTTTTGTTTGCGCTCGAATACATCACGGTGTTTCTCGAACTGCGCTGGTTCGGCTCGGGCGTGGTCTTACCGCTGTTTGAAGCCGTGGTATTACTGGCCTTCGCCTACCTCGCACTAAATCAATCAGTGTTAACAGATTCCGACCGCGGTGTGCCGCAAGCTGCAACACCGCGCGTCGCTGCACTGAGCCACGAACGCATGGCGTTCATCGCAGAAAAGCTAAACACGGTGATGACCAAGGACGAATTATTCATGGACGAGAACCTCTCGTTAAATAAGTTGTCGCAAGCGGTCTCTGTGAGCGAGAACCATATTTCTGAAACCCTGTCACAACACCTGAATACGAACTTTTATCATTTTGTGAATGGTTTTCGCATTGAAGCGACCAAAACACGCTTACAAAACAGTACCGACTCGGTGTCAGTTATTTCTTACGATGTCGGCTTTAATTCCAAATCAACCTTCAATACCGCCTTCAAAAAAGCGTCTGGCATGACACCTTCCGGATTTCGCAAACAAGCCCAGCTGCAAACAACCTAA
- the glpK gene encoding glycerol kinase GlpK: protein MSDKMIIALDQGTTSSRAILFNHAAEIVGVAQQEFTQHYPGDAWVEHDAQEIWDTQSSVLASLIAEHKLTPDQIAAIGITNQRETTVVWDKATGEPVYNAIVWQDRRTAARCDELVKSGWDTKIREKTGLIVDSYFSATKLEWILNNVDGARARAERGELLFGTIDTWVIWNLTGGKVHATDASNAARTMLLNIDDGDWDQELLELFGIPAQMLPEVCSSSDDFGSYSLEGAEIPITGVAGDQQAALFGQTCFEQGMAKNTYGTGCFMLMNTGAERVDSQHGLLTTIAWSLDGKITYALEGSVFIAGAAVQWLRDELQFIESAEDSEALAEQANPESQVVVVPAFAGLGAPHWDMYARGAIFGLTRDSGRAEIAKATLQSLAYQIYDVLNAMQQDSGIELSQLNVDGGAIANDFLAQFQADVLQKPVIRPKVLESTALGAAYLAGLKVGYWTFDDLSKVRDIERTFDPKLSNETITRLLKRWNKAVERAKHWVDIDE from the coding sequence GTGAGCGACAAAATGATTATTGCACTGGACCAAGGAACCACCAGCTCGCGGGCAATCTTGTTTAATCATGCCGCTGAGATCGTCGGTGTTGCACAACAGGAGTTCACGCAGCATTACCCCGGCGATGCTTGGGTCGAGCACGATGCGCAGGAAATCTGGGACACGCAATCGAGTGTATTGGCTTCGTTAATCGCGGAGCATAAATTAACCCCAGACCAGATCGCAGCAATCGGTATCACCAACCAGCGCGAAACCACGGTGGTGTGGGACAAAGCAACTGGCGAGCCAGTGTACAACGCCATCGTATGGCAAGACCGTCGCACGGCAGCGCGCTGTGATGAATTGGTTAAGTCGGGTTGGGATACGAAGATTCGCGAGAAAACCGGCTTGATTGTGGATTCGTATTTCTCGGCCACCAAGCTGGAATGGATCTTAAATAATGTCGATGGTGCCAGAGCGCGTGCTGAGCGCGGCGAGTTGTTGTTCGGCACCATTGATACCTGGGTGATCTGGAATTTGACTGGCGGCAAAGTACATGCCACGGATGCCAGTAACGCAGCGCGTACTATGTTGCTCAATATTGACGATGGCGATTGGGACCAGGAATTGCTCGAGTTGTTCGGTATTCCGGCGCAAATGTTGCCCGAAGTGTGCAGTAGTTCCGATGATTTTGGCAGCTATTCGCTGGAAGGTGCCGAGATCCCAATCACCGGTGTGGCTGGTGATCAGCAAGCAGCACTGTTCGGTCAAACTTGTTTTGAGCAGGGCATGGCTAAAAACACCTACGGTACTGGCTGCTTTATGCTGATGAATACCGGTGCAGAGCGAGTAGACAGTCAGCACGGTTTGTTGACGACCATCGCTTGGTCGTTGGATGGCAAAATTACCTACGCGCTGGAAGGCAGTGTGTTTATCGCCGGGGCGGCGGTGCAGTGGTTGCGTGACGAACTGCAATTCATTGAATCTGCCGAAGATTCCGAAGCCTTGGCCGAACAAGCGAACCCAGAAAGCCAGGTAGTGGTCGTTCCGGCGTTTGCTGGTTTGGGGGCACCGCATTGGGACATGTACGCCCGGGGCGCAATTTTTGGTCTGACGCGTGATTCTGGTCGAGCTGAAATTGCCAAAGCCACATTGCAATCGCTGGCGTATCAGATCTACGACGTGCTGAATGCCATGCAGCAAGACAGCGGTATTGAGCTCAGTCAGTTGAATGTCGATGGCGGCGCGATTGCCAATGATTTTTTGGCGCAATTTCAGGCCGACGTCCTGCAAAAACCGGTCATCCGGCCGAAGGTGTTGGAGTCGACAGCGCTCGGGGCTGCGTATCTCGCGGGTTTAAAGGTGGGTTACTGGACTTTCGATGATCTAAGTAAAGTCCGTGATATCGAGCGGACCTTTGACCCAAAATTAAGTAACGAAACAATTACGCGATTACTGAAACGCTGGAACAAAGCGGTTGAGCGCGCCAAACACTGGGTTGATATCGATGAGTGA
- a CDS encoding SlyX family protein, whose protein sequence is MSDQAVQDLQVKVAFLEDALTKLSDEFYAQQKELADLKLKYAKMLSRLRDQPAEDEGIGSMPHERPPHY, encoded by the coding sequence ATGAGTGATCAAGCTGTTCAGGACCTACAGGTTAAGGTCGCCTTTCTCGAAGACGCACTCACTAAATTGAGTGATGAGTTTTATGCTCAGCAAAAAGAGCTGGCGGATCTAAAGTTGAAATACGCCAAAATGCTATCACGCTTGAGAGACCAGCCCGCCGAGGACGAAGGCATTGGATCAATGCCGCACGAGCGACCGCCTCACTACTAG
- a CDS encoding valine--pyruvate transaminase — translation MQLSKFGTKFTRQSGIHQLMTDLGEAYNSNHPDLCMLGGGNPAFIPEAQALFGHEMQKLIENKLFERMIGIYDGPQGEVSFRQVLAGYLREKFGWQIGAEHISLTNGSQNSFFYLFNALAGEMPNGEFRKILFPLSPEYVGYADAGLSDDMFVSVPPKIEMLDDQQFKYRVDFDALEVGPDIAAICLSRPTNPTGNVVSDNELARLSDIAKQRGIPLIIDNAYGQPFPNVIYADTNLNWDHNTIMCMSLSKLGLPGARTGIVIANPEITNTLSALSGIITLAPNSVGAALMTRLIQDGEMDHLTTEIIKPFYRHKLDVAQALFKEYFSDLPVFMHKPEGAFFLWFWCQDLPITARALYSQLKQRHVYVIPGEDFFIDIDPSWKHTQECLRINYGQPEAQMRRGFAVLAELLRSLYPSP, via the coding sequence ATGCAGTTATCCAAATTCGGCACCAAGTTCACCCGTCAATCTGGCATTCATCAGTTAATGACCGACCTCGGAGAAGCGTATAACAGCAACCATCCTGACCTGTGCATGCTCGGTGGCGGCAACCCGGCCTTTATTCCCGAAGCACAAGCATTATTCGGGCACGAGATGCAAAAGCTGATCGAGAACAAACTGTTCGAGCGCATGATTGGCATCTACGACGGGCCTCAAGGTGAGGTAAGTTTTCGACAGGTTCTGGCCGGTTATCTGCGAGAGAAATTCGGCTGGCAGATCGGAGCGGAACATATTTCGCTCACCAACGGCAGTCAAAACAGCTTTTTCTATTTGTTTAACGCGCTGGCTGGTGAAATGCCCAATGGGGAGTTTCGCAAAATCCTGTTCCCCCTGTCCCCCGAATACGTCGGCTACGCGGATGCTGGCCTGAGTGACGATATGTTCGTTTCGGTGCCGCCTAAAATCGAAATGCTGGACGACCAACAATTCAAATACCGAGTGGATTTTGACGCTCTTGAAGTTGGGCCAGACATTGCTGCCATTTGCCTGTCGAGGCCTACCAACCCGACCGGCAACGTGGTCAGCGATAACGAACTGGCGCGTTTATCTGACATCGCCAAACAACGCGGCATTCCACTGATTATCGACAACGCCTACGGGCAGCCGTTCCCCAATGTGATCTACGCCGACACCAACTTAAATTGGGACCACAACACCATTATGTGTATGTCGCTGTCCAAACTCGGTCTACCCGGCGCGCGCACTGGCATTGTGATCGCCAACCCCGAGATTACCAACACACTAAGTGCGCTGAGCGGCATTATCACCCTGGCACCGAACAGCGTTGGTGCGGCCTTGATGACGCGTCTGATTCAAGACGGCGAAATGGATCACCTGACCACTGAGATTATCAAACCGTTTTACCGCCACAAACTGGATGTCGCGCAAGCGCTGTTCAAAGAGTATTTCAGCGACCTGCCGGTGTTTATGCACAAGCCAGAGGGCGCGTTCTTTTTATGGTTCTGGTGTCAGGACTTACCGATCACCGCGCGCGCGCTGTACAGCCAACTCAAACAGCGCCATGTGTACGTGATCCCTGGCGAAGACTTTTTTATCGACATTGACCCCAGCTGGAAACACACGCAGGAATGCCTGCGTATCAACTACGGACAGCCCGAAGCGCAAATGCGGCGCGGTTTTGCAGTACTGGCCGAGCTACTCCGGTCACTGTATCCGAGCCCCTAA
- a CDS encoding DUF6326 family protein, giving the protein MALFNWNGDRKQLLSTLWIFLTVNYIYCDVFSLHDAKMLQAFLSGNVGGMQITENFLLYFAVIMQIPMLMIVLSRYLTHKINRITNIVAATLSGGVQTATVIMGGTLYYKFFSLFEIATAILIILLAIGWKKEEA; this is encoded by the coding sequence ATGGCTTTATTCAACTGGAACGGCGACAGAAAGCAACTGCTCTCTACTCTGTGGATATTCCTAACCGTTAACTACATCTACTGTGATGTATTCAGCCTGCACGACGCCAAAATGCTGCAAGCATTCCTAAGCGGCAACGTTGGCGGCATGCAGATCACTGAGAACTTCCTGCTCTACTTTGCCGTGATCATGCAAATCCCGATGCTTATGATCGTGCTCTCTCGCTACCTAACACACAAAATAAACCGCATTACTAACATCGTCGCAGCAACCCTCTCCGGCGGAGTACAAACCGCCACCGTAATTATGGGCGGCACGCTTTACTACAAGTTTTTTAGCTTGTTCGAAATCGCCACAGCCATCTTGATTATTTTGCTGGCGATCGGATGGAAGAAAGAAGAGGCTTAG
- a CDS encoding transposase encodes MSNHYHVVLHVRPDIADAWSEREVVERWSQLFCGTLFSQRFLAGEGLSEQQWVVLRRDIKRWRKRLMDISWFMRIVNESIARQANKEDRCTGRFWEGRFKSQALLDERALLSCMAYVDLNPIRANVATMPETSDHTSIKYRIDALRECISVSTGMEDFVGISENAIGIPYRLKDYLALVDWTGRSVRRDKRGAISEKLPPILERLDLDAASWLILTTEFEKRFQSWVGSEHIDRRVCRLNTCNTQPRSPSPP; translated from the coding sequence ATGAGTAATCATTACCATGTGGTGCTGCATGTTCGACCGGATATCGCTGACGCTTGGTCTGAGCGTGAAGTCGTTGAGCGATGGAGTCAGTTGTTCTGTGGCACGCTGTTCTCTCAACGGTTTTTGGCCGGCGAGGGTTTGAGTGAACAACAATGGGTGGTGCTGCGACGCGATATCAAGCGCTGGCGAAAACGGTTGATGGATATCTCGTGGTTTATGCGAATTGTGAATGAGTCCATTGCGCGGCAAGCCAACAAAGAGGATCGTTGTACTGGACGATTTTGGGAGGGTCGTTTTAAGAGTCAGGCACTATTGGACGAACGTGCCTTATTGTCGTGCATGGCCTATGTTGACTTAAACCCGATTCGTGCCAACGTGGCGACCATGCCCGAAACATCCGACCACACATCGATAAAGTACCGAATTGATGCATTGAGAGAGTGCATTTCGGTGAGCACGGGAATGGAGGACTTCGTTGGTATTTCAGAGAACGCCATCGGCATTCCGTACAGGCTCAAAGACTATTTGGCGCTGGTCGACTGGACTGGGCGCAGTGTCCGGCGAGACAAACGCGGTGCAATTTCAGAAAAGTTACCCCCCATTCTAGAACGTCTCGACCTTGATGCCGCATCCTGGTTGATTCTCACTACCGAATTTGAGAAACGATTTCAAAGTTGGGTAGGAAGTGAGCATATCGACCGGCGTGTGTGTCGGCTTAATACATGCAACACCCAACCGCGTTCTCCTAGTCCGCCCTGA
- a CDS encoding sterol desaturase family protein, translating into MNGEYQYREREVIAKPNKEFDIGSGRTSGYISFFLGFLSLLGVLAFLYPSYLTTTELRAAYDAYFLQDVLKYGMWFSLFFGLITFFIGKRRRMGATGILLTCIGFALGGYTIPIGPVEPKPLALGVDWLILAFLGSTVVFTTLEKLFPKYRDQVILRDEWQLDFLYFCINHLLISIIILFSNYWVSVFDFAANATVQAWVQSLPIVVQFVLILIIADFILYWEHRMFHERRKMWKFHAVHHSVETMDWLAGSRSHIVATFIERTLVVVPLYLIGPDKAALDIYVVFAALQAIVIHSNVRFSFGPLKYIFVTPQFHHWHHSSEKPAIDTNYAAHLVLFDRLFGTYHFPKQHWPADYGTTVRLPRSYISQLKYPFTD; encoded by the coding sequence ATGAACGGTGAATATCAGTACCGCGAACGAGAGGTCATTGCCAAGCCAAACAAGGAATTTGATATTGGCTCAGGTAGAACCAGCGGTTACATCTCGTTTTTTCTCGGATTCTTAAGTTTGCTCGGCGTGCTGGCCTTCTTGTATCCCTCGTATTTGACCACCACCGAGTTACGGGCGGCTTACGACGCGTATTTCTTGCAGGACGTGTTGAAGTACGGCATGTGGTTTTCTTTGTTTTTTGGACTGATAACGTTCTTTATTGGAAAACGACGGCGTATGGGAGCGACTGGTATATTGCTGACCTGCATTGGCTTTGCCTTGGGTGGTTATACGATTCCCATTGGGCCTGTGGAACCCAAGCCGTTGGCACTCGGTGTTGATTGGTTGATTCTGGCGTTTTTGGGGTCCACGGTGGTGTTCACTACGTTGGAGAAGCTGTTCCCGAAATACCGCGATCAGGTGATATTGCGGGATGAGTGGCAACTGGATTTTTTGTATTTCTGTATTAACCACCTGTTGATTTCGATCATCATCCTGTTCAGCAATTATTGGGTCAGCGTGTTTGATTTTGCCGCCAATGCGACAGTGCAAGCCTGGGTTCAGAGTCTGCCGATTGTGGTGCAGTTTGTGCTGATTTTGATTATTGCGGATTTTATTCTGTACTGGGAACATCGCATGTTCCATGAGCGACGCAAAATGTGGAAGTTTCATGCCGTGCATCATTCGGTGGAGACCATGGACTGGCTGGCGGGTTCACGTTCGCATATCGTGGCAACGTTTATTGAACGCACTTTGGTGGTGGTGCCGCTGTATTTGATTGGTCCCGATAAAGCCGCGCTCGATATCTACGTGGTATTCGCCGCGTTGCAGGCGATTGTGATTCACAGCAACGTGCGATTCTCATTTGGTCCGTTGAAGTACATTTTTGTGACGCCGCAGTTCCATCACTGGCACCACAGCTCTGAGAAACCCGCGATTGATACCAACTATGCGGCGCATCTGGTATTGTTTGACCGTCTGTTCGGAACCTATCATTTTCCCAAACAGCACTGGCCAGCTGACTATGGAACGACCGTTCGATTACCGCGCAGCTATATCAGCCAGCTCAAATACCCATTTACTGATTAA
- a CDS encoding N-acyl-D-amino-acid deacylase family protein, protein MNIWLKFLQSSLVVCLFVPQTLSANTNEISASKPNAAPLTTVDTLIVGGKVLDGSGNPWAYQDIGISGERITFIGDADSHQVNAKRVIKANGLYVTPGFIDMHSHAEPGHPEARKMLPQLYQGVTTVVLGVDGQGNNVVAQQYAEYIAHGIGANVASYVGFNAARQKVLGMSADAPTPAQLKAMQQFIERGMQEGAFGISSGLFYRPATYASTEEVISVASIARKYNGVYDTHDRDMGSVLDGIGYDASVAEAIDIGEKSGNRVIFSHFTPQGRHNYGRADIGVKLINNARLRGVDVVAAQHPYIATRSSLLAYTLPDWALAGGIEQLFNRLTEPKTNARIREDSKRMLNIRGGAEKLMFADANPELNGKTLKEVAETYNLSVFETVIKIVRAQNDASVMNIGLYDMNNIRLLATQEWMMTSTDGGSEPAGDRQGHPRDFAAFTKKIRKFVVDEKLISLPFAIRGMTSLPSQFLGIADRGRLTVGHYADINIFNLAKLKDKATYENSQQYSEGLEYVLINGQIALEKGKATTILAGKPLIRHQHLAEQEPTEKHMLEMLRNAFGGKELLTSIDRFSTTLTTINSQQKVKVSRSYFDFSKKHVAQSLPELEELYLRTPERSEQHKKGEISALKKNKQNQLLNNMDLNFLSFLRSDELRLLGPLDIPEHRDQSWWIMNTGDLLSPAIGLDRDTGHIRKVLFDDGRYILESDYRPLENGIQWPHKFRLMDKKEVVFKGEYSEMNINAKPQFDTPSWFNIEK, encoded by the coding sequence ATGAATATATGGCTAAAGTTTTTACAGTCGTCATTGGTAGTCTGTCTTTTCGTGCCCCAAACTCTGTCGGCTAACACTAATGAGATCTCAGCATCCAAGCCCAATGCTGCCCCTTTAACAACCGTTGATACCTTGATAGTCGGTGGTAAAGTTTTAGATGGCAGTGGCAATCCATGGGCATATCAGGACATTGGCATCTCCGGTGAAAGAATTACTTTTATTGGCGATGCGGATAGCCACCAAGTTAACGCAAAGCGGGTTATCAAAGCCAACGGACTTTATGTGACACCGGGATTTATTGATATGCACAGTCACGCTGAGCCAGGGCATCCTGAGGCGAGAAAAATGCTGCCGCAGTTATACCAGGGAGTAACAACTGTTGTCTTGGGTGTTGATGGCCAAGGTAACAATGTCGTTGCACAACAATATGCTGAGTACATAGCACACGGCATTGGCGCCAATGTGGCCTCTTACGTGGGTTTTAATGCAGCGCGCCAGAAAGTACTGGGAATGAGTGCTGACGCCCCAACGCCGGCGCAATTGAAAGCAATGCAACAGTTTATTGAACGCGGGATGCAAGAAGGTGCGTTTGGAATATCATCAGGTCTATTCTATAGACCCGCTACCTACGCCTCTACCGAAGAGGTTATCTCGGTTGCGTCTATTGCACGTAAATACAATGGGGTTTACGACACACACGATAGAGATATGGGGTCTGTTCTCGACGGCATTGGCTATGATGCATCCGTTGCTGAGGCCATCGATATCGGAGAGAAAAGTGGCAATAGAGTTATCTTTAGCCATTTTACTCCGCAGGGAAGGCACAACTACGGTCGCGCAGATATCGGTGTAAAACTAATCAATAATGCGCGCCTTCGAGGTGTTGACGTTGTCGCCGCTCAGCACCCATATATCGCCACGCGAAGCTCGCTGCTTGCTTACACTCTTCCCGACTGGGCCTTAGCCGGTGGCATTGAACAATTATTCAACAGGTTAACAGAGCCTAAAACAAACGCACGCATACGAGAAGACAGCAAACGTATGTTAAATATTAGAGGCGGCGCCGAAAAGCTAATGTTTGCCGACGCCAACCCTGAACTCAATGGCAAAACTTTAAAAGAAGTCGCAGAGACCTACAACCTTTCTGTGTTCGAGACGGTTATCAAAATTGTACGCGCCCAAAACGATGCGAGTGTGATGAACATTGGCCTATACGATATGAACAATATTCGTTTGTTGGCTACACAAGAATGGATGATGACAAGTACCGATGGCGGCTCTGAGCCAGCCGGGGATAGACAGGGACATCCGCGCGATTTTGCGGCCTTTACTAAAAAAATACGTAAATTTGTGGTCGATGAAAAATTAATAAGCCTGCCATTTGCAATACGAGGTATGACATCGCTGCCGTCGCAATTTCTCGGCATAGCCGATAGAGGCAGGTTAACTGTCGGCCACTACGCAGATATTAATATTTTCAACTTAGCGAAGCTCAAAGATAAAGCCACTTATGAAAACTCTCAGCAATATTCAGAGGGATTAGAGTATGTATTGATCAACGGCCAAATAGCTTTAGAGAAAGGCAAAGCAACAACCATCCTTGCAGGTAAACCTCTTATTCGCCATCAACATCTCGCAGAACAAGAACCGACAGAAAAACATATGCTTGAGATGTTGAGAAATGCCTTTGGTGGGAAAGAACTACTCACCAGTATCGATAGATTCTCAACCACACTCACCACGATAAATAGCCAACAGAAAGTTAAAGTTTCTCGCTCATATTTTGATTTTTCTAAGAAGCATGTTGCCCAATCTCTTCCAGAATTAGAAGAATTGTATTTAAGAACTCCTGAACGTTCAGAGCAACATAAGAAGGGAGAGATTTCAGCATTAAAAAAGAACAAGCAAAACCAACTTTTGAATAATATGGATTTAAACTTCTTAAGTTTTTTGCGCAGTGATGAGCTCAGGTTGTTAGGTCCATTGGATATACCAGAACACAGAGATCAAAGCTGGTGGATCATGAATACAGGTGACCTGTTATCGCCTGCAATTGGTTTAGATCGCGACACTGGTCACATTCGCAAAGTGCTTTTTGATGATGGGCGTTATATTCTTGAATCGGATTATCGCCCTTTGGAAAACGGCATTCAGTGGCCGCATAAGTTTCGTTTAATGGATAAAAAAGAAGTGGTATTTAAAGGCGAATATTCAGAAATGAACATCAATGCCAAGCCCCAATTTGATACACCCAGTTGGTTTAATATTGAAAAATAG